The stretch of DNA CGCCACTTGAAGGGCCCACCAGTAAGAGGCGGAAGCCCCCCCCTGGGACACCGCCAGATGAGACACCCGGGCAGCGAAGAAGGGTGGAGCGTCAAGCCGCGGCGCCGCTTCCACCTGGCTGCGCAGCAGCCGGTAGGCCTCCCAGTCGGCGCGGCACTGGGCACAGTCCCGCAGATGCGCCTCGTCCAGCCTCTGGTGCGGCTCTAGTTGGCTGAAATCGATATGCTGACTCATCGTTCCCATCCCCCTGACTTTCTTTCTTCCCCCGCTTAGGCCGAAATGGCGTCCTGCCTGGCCAGCATGGCCTTGATGCGCTTCTGCAGTTTCTTGCGCGCACGGCTGACGCGGATGCGCACGGCCACCTGTGAAGTATCCATGGCCTCGGCGATCTCGCTGTACTCCTGTTCCTCCATCTCTCTCAATACGAAGGCCATACGGTCTTTGGCGCCGAGTTCGTCGAGCGCGCGCTGAAGCAGGCTCAGCGATTCCTCGGCCTCCTCCTCGGTCAACCCGCCTCCTTCGGCCGACTTGCCGTAAAGGTAGCGGATGCGCTCTTCCTGTTCTTCGCTGAAATCCGAGAAAGACCGTTCGCGCCGAACTCGGGCCCGCCGAAGCTGGTCCAGGCAGGCGTTGGAAGCGATCCTGCCGATCCAGGCCTTAAGCGGACGCGAGGTGTCGAAGCGGTCCAGCGAACGGTAAACCTTGAGGAAGATTTCCTGAGCCAGATCCTCCACCTCATTGCGTCCTCCCAGATAGTGGTAGACGATATTGAACACCAACCGCTGGTAACGCTTGACAATCTCTTCGAACGCCTGTGCCTCCCCGGCCAAGGCCGATTCG from Acidobacteriota bacterium encodes:
- a CDS encoding RNA polymerase sigma factor → ESALAGEAQAFEEIVKRYQRLVFNIVYHYLGGRNEVEDLAQEIFLKVYRSLDRFDTSRPLKAWIGRIASNACLDQLRRARVRRERSFSDFSEEQEERIRYLYGKSAEGGGLTEEEAEESLSLLQRALDELGAKDRMAFVLREMEEQEYSEIAEAMDTSQVAVRIRVSRARKKLQKRIKAMLARQDAISA